The DNA region GTTGCGCGGAACATTGCGGATCGGCTTGGCGACGAACTTTGCCGTGCGGGAGGTCATCCCCCGGCTTTCGGACTTCATGAGCCGGCATCCGGCGCTCCGGATCGACCTGATGATGGGAGACCAGCGCGAAGACCTCGTGGCCGAAGGCGTGGACGTCGCGCTTCGGTTTGGTGCTCTTCCCGACTCGACAGCGACGGTGCGGAGAATTCTCGCATGGCCGCGGGTCCTCGCCGCGGCGCGAGCTTACCTCGACAAGGCCGGGGCCCCCCTCACACCTACGGATTTGGCTCAGCATGCGATCATTCTTGGGCCCGCAAGCCTTGGCGGCCACTGGTCCTTTCGCAAGGGCGATACTGCGACCTCGTTCCAAGTCGAGGGCAAGTTGACGATAAGGGCAAGCTTGGGCGCTATCGCAGCGGCCGTCGAAGGATTGGGCATCGTCATGACTCCGCTCGGCGCGTGCCGTCGGGAATTAGAGAGAGGAGAGCTCGTTCGGCTGTTACCGGAATGGGACGCGGGAACGGTCGAGCTCAACGCCGTCTATGCGAGCGGCAGAGCCGCCAAGGCATCAGCGCGCGCCTTTGTCGACTACTTGATCGCAGCGCTTCACGAGGCTGAGCCGCCGCCCTCCAGTC from Candidatus Saccharimonadia bacterium includes:
- a CDS encoding LysR substrate-binding domain-containing protein is translated as FVRTTRAVTLTDAGLDFLARIESVLAELDEAEHDARGTGELRGTLRIGLATNFAVREVIPRLSDFMSRHPALRIDLMMGDQREDLVAEGVDVALRFGALPDSTATVRRILAWPRVLAAARAYLDKAGAPLTPTDLAQHAIILGPASLGGHWSFRKGDTATSFQVEGKLTIRASLGAIAAAVEGLGIVMTPLGACRRELERGELVRLLPEWDAGTVELNAVYASGRAAKASARAFVDYLIAALHEAEPPPSSLSSIGDKPRPSA